The Blastocatellia bacterium genome contains a region encoding:
- a CDS encoding ferredoxin family protein — protein sequence MAYTIAEPCIGTKDTACVDVCPVDCIHPGKNEPGYDIVEQLYINPEECIDCGACVPACPVEAIFPNDEVPEKWASYIEKNADYYALSAADFQAKWNSPKPE from the coding sequence ATGGCATATACAATTGCCGAACCGTGCATCGGAACCAAGGATACTGCCTGTGTGGATGTGTGCCCGGTGGATTGCATTCATCCGGGGAAGAATGAGCCCGGATATGACATCGTCGAGCAATTGTACATCAATCCTGAAGAATGCATTGACTGTGGAGCCTGCGTTCCTGCCTGTCCGGTGGAAGCGATCTTTCCCAACGATGAAGTGCCGGAGAAATGGGCTTCCTATATTGAGAAAAACGCGGACTATTACGCTCTGTCGGCGGCCGATTTCCAGGCCAAGTGGAATTCGCCGAAACCCGAATGA